In Lotus japonicus ecotype B-129 chromosome 5, LjGifu_v1.2, one genomic interval encodes:
- the LOC130719402 gene encoding uncharacterized protein LOC130719402: protein MTAWKDVLYHVFHRLPAYIVCRFKCVGKRVDYTRIPRFCEEQADHMLSVGDLHIFTSPVSDYHQVTGVGLHNLLEDGPAAGVPTDFFNVVARSGKILSSLNGLIVVRLRQKKVLRLLICNPVTSSWAPLRTRCGEYDANANVNIIIIPATVPTRNDYRLLSVTRQNKIFPPYVLKYNKIADQWQVLNPDMNLGDRKLNISKPAIVNEWIYFMYDNYHYMNFIDDATIMPYIMAYSLTDHTSVRLDLPNNALEYLFHGSYGVFTWGCRWTSEESLCLVRFINSSFTLFTCAAPTSQNSSWVQILHITM from the coding sequence ATGACTGCCTGGAAAGATGTGCTTTACCACGTGTTCCATAGATTACCTGCATACATTGTATGTAGGTTTAAGTGCGTAGGAAAAAGAGTGGACTACACCAGGATCCCCAGATTTTGTGAGGAACAAGCAGACCATATGCTGTCAGTTGGCGATCTCCACATCTTCACTTCTCCGGTCTCTGACTATCACCAAGTTACAGGGGTGGGTCTACATAATTTATTAGAGGACGGGCCTGCGGCTGGTGTTCCGACAGACTTTTTCAATGTCGTTGCACGGTCGGGGAAGATTCTTTCGTCATTAAATGGCTTGATTGTTGTCCGTTTAAGACAGAAAAAAGTGCTTCGTCTCTTGATCTGTAATCCTGTGACCAGTTCATGGGCTCCCCTCAGGACACGTTGTGGTGAGTACGATGCGAATGCTAATGtcaatatcatcatcatcccaGCTACGGTCCCGACCCGCAATGATTATCGATTGCTTTCGGTCACCCGACAAAATAAGATTTTCCCGCCTTATGTCTTAAAGTACAACAAAATAGCGGACCAGTGGCAAGTTCTTAACCCAGACATGAATTTGGGTGACCGGAAATTGAATATTAGTAAACCTGCAATTGTGAATGAATGGATATATTTTATGTATGACAATTATCATTACATGAACTTCATTGATGATGCTACCATCATGCCATACATAATGGCCTACTCACTCACTGATCATACAAGCGTGCGGTTGGACCTTCCCAATAATGCTCTTGAATATCTCTTCCACGGGTCATATGGAGTTTTCACATGGGGCTGTAGATGGACatctgaagagtctctttgccTAGTAAGGTTTATTAACTCTTCCTTCACTCTTTTCACTTGTGCAGCCCCTACTTCTCAAAATTCTTCGTGGGTTCAAATTCTTCATATTACCATGTAA